The DNA window GGCGTGTACATGTGCCCGTTCAGCTAATAAGTGCGTTCAAGGACTGGCTGCAGAAAGAACCGCAGCTATACCTGAAATTCTGAATCATGTAACATAGATCAATAAGGGAAACAAGGAAGGAATAGAAGAAAATATTGGAGTTACTATTCATAGTTGAGGACAATCCACCACCAACGCATCATAATATAGGTATTATCAGAGAACAAATATGAGTCAAAGGTTTGAAATGCAGGGGCAATCGGAGCAAAGCTACAGTATCATGGTTGTAGAGTTACATGTCAAATGTTTGGATCATGTTGGTTTTTATTAAGAAGTATGTTGTACATTAGGAATGCTAGTGTAACACTCTCTTTTTAGAATTTCAAATATCACTGGTTGATGCACTGTTTGCAGACTCTGAACTCGGCTAGCCATCTGTAATGCCATTTTTTTGGACCCCACCATATCATCAGCCAAAGCAGTTCTCTGGAATTCATATCGAGGTGACATCAAAATGCGGTCGATTCCAGTGCTACATTTTGTAGAGTTGCCTTTCAAAATTGCCTAGTTAATTCATTTGCTGTAAGATAAAAACAGGGCAGGCAACATATCAGGTGCAAACCAGACTGTCCGTGCAAAcccgtgcaaaccaactaacaaaagtcgcaaaaaattctcaaaaaaattatatatatacttcaTAGCCTTCCTTAccactttataaaatttcaatttcaaattcatcatatgttaagagatacaaaaaagagaaagttttaagagttttctcttttatttatctctcagaattttctctttttagtatctcttaacatatgatgaacttgaacttgaaattttatacagtGGTAGAGTAGTCTATGAAatatatacataatttttttgagaattttttgcgacttttgttagttggtttgcacgggTTTGCACGGACAGTCTGGTTTGCACCTGATATGTTGCCCACCAAGAAATGGTGTGGCAAACAGTAGGGTGTTcgtttttctgaatttcctaaGGGAAACATTCAGAGTTACATCACATCTGAATAATCTATGTCCGAGTCTGATCGAGCAGCTTTGATATTTTTTCCTTCAAAATTTTGATAGAAGATTTTTACTATTACCATTGCACAATCTCACAGACAGAGGCGTGCCCATGTAAACTTTCAGCATGATGTTACTTCTGTCTTCTGTTAACTGAGGTTTGGTACACATGAATGGCAATGTCTCCCTTCACCCTGAACCTGAAGCAGAGGAGAACAAGAAAGCACCATGCCGCCCAACCTCAAGCTCTGGACTGCGTTCTTCCCAGGAAACCTGACACCAGCAGCCATCCCAGCCACCGCCCGTCCACCCGCGCGTCCAACGTCACCGCGTCCCCGGCCGACTTCTCCCTCCACCACGGCGGCACATCCGACGTGGACGCGGCCGTGTTTCCCGCATGCAGCACGCTAATCAGAGCAGAGGCACCATGCGACGGAAAGCCATGGCGGCCGGTCCGCGGCCACCGGCAGGTGTGCGGTGCCTGGCGCACTGCGGAGCGCCACTGCACGCGCAACCGCTCATCCAACGTCACCGCACCACGGCCTCCTGCATCCACGGCAGCGCGCCGGCGCCACGTGGGACTTCAACGCGGCACACCGTGCGAGGGGACGCCATGGACGCCGGCCACTTGCCGCCCCCATTGCGCACACGGAACGGGGCAGCGGCCGGGCAGCCAGAAGCTGTGGTGCTTGGTGGCGacgcaggcggcggcgacggcgggtgCCTCTCCTGCGCTTATAGCGTTTACTCCAGACCATTCTCCCATTCGTGGCCTCACTGGCGGACTCTCGGCTCGCCGGCCGGCGGCCTTGCCGCCGGACACGGCGAccagggggtggacggtatcCCAATTACCGtccggggtggacggtatttcatttaccgtccaccccgAGCAGCCAGGGGCCGTCCGATACTCAACCGACGGCCAAGATACATCCGATATGGACTCTTGCGAAGCGAACGGGGGCTCTTCCCCTTTCCCCCTCGACCCTCGTTGATTCGTGACCCCGCGGTGCTGCCTTGCCGGCGTCCGGCGAGCTACCGATCTTGCTTGCACGGGGAAGAGTTTAATGGATTTTTTTTCGAATACGCAGGAGAGCTAGTTGTTTACAAGCACGGCACGTGCAGCTCCTTATACCAATTACTCACAAAATAAACTACCTAGTTTACGTGCTCCGGCAACGATCCAAAGGTCTACTTCGTCCTTGATCCTTTGCACGATCGCTTGGACACTTGTCGAGTGCTGCTCGAAGATGCGAGCGTTAACGCTCCTTCCAAATGTGCCAACCGGTGAGCATGAAGAGGGAGTTGAAGCCCTCCTGCCTTCGCGTCGGTTGCAGCTTCTCCATGTCTTCCCACCAGCCTTGGATCGAGTTGCTGCCGATGTCGAACTGACAGGCGCAGGCCGCCCAAGTCATGGTGTGCCAGGGTGGGGTTTGGAGTTTTGTAATTGGACTATTTTTTcttcttaatacaaagatacgcaGCTCTCCTTCATGTTCAAGAAAAAAATATTGTAGTAAAAATGAGAGATGGAAAGGATTGGTGAAACGTGTTGTATTCCATTAATGGGGACCATTGCTTATAAACATGCCCAAGGGGCAGGGGCCAAAGGGACATGCCTCTTCGAGATGCCCCCTCATGATTAGTAACTTCCTAGTGATGTAATTAATCATTAACTGATTAATTTAATTATAGAAATTGATCAATAATTCTAATTTCTTCATTAAAAAAAAGGTGTGGCATACAGTAGGGTATTctttttttctgaatttcctgaGGGAAATATTCAGAGTTACATCACATCTGAATAATCTATGTCTGATGAGAAGCTTTGATATTTCTTTCCATCAAAATTTTGATAGCAGATTTTTACTATTACCATTGCACAATCTTACTGACAGAGGCGTGCCCAAGTAAACTTAAATTCAGCATGATGTTACTTCGGTAGTTCTGTTAACTGAGGTTTGGAACACGTGAGTGGCAATGTCTCCCTTCACCCTGAAGCAGAGGAGAGCAACAAAGCAGCGTGCCGTCCAACCTGAAGCTCTGGACTGCGTCGCACCTCATCACAGCGCGGACACGCACCGGACGGCTCACCTGACCTTTTCCCCTTCTTCCAGGACACATGACACGAGCAGCCAGACCAGCCACCgccccgccagcccgcgcggcgCCCCGGGCCGATTTGCGGAGCGGCACTGTTCAGGCGCAACGGGGCGGACTCGCAGGCCGCGGTGCTTGGTGCCcacgcaggcggcggcggatgccTCGCCGAAGCTCTTAGCTTCTGTTCCAGAGCAGTGTCCTCTCCCTGGCCTCGCCATGACAAGAATTTTTCCGAATTCCGTGCCCAATGCACTCCACTTTCTTCCCGGTCATCGTTTTGTTCACACCATAATTATATTCAAAATGTAACATATATAGTTGAGATTCTCATTGTTAACTTAAGTCAAACAAGCCTGCTTGACTAAAAattttcccttgtggagaccaAGTCGTCCCTACCCCTCACTATTTGACTTGTCTACTTCTTTCCCCACTCTAGACATCACCAACTCCTCATCTTGCGAAGTTCTTTGTACATAGGAATGGCTGTCTACCACATCCATGTATGAGGATCAATCGAATGAAGGTAAGTTTTTACAGAagttaagctaaatctttgctCGTGATCCAAAGTTCAGACATCTAGTCTCTCTTGAATTACATGTATACTCTAAGGGTTTGGTTGGTTGCCTGAACGGCAGGCCAACCAGGCTCTCCGCATGCGAGGATGGGCTGATTGGTTGCCCGGGGTAGCCAACGAGCCTGGCCAGTCGCGTGCAGGGAGAGGCCTCGGGCCTGGCTCTCGGGATAAGAATTAAATGCTCATTTCTCCGGAGCCAGGCTCCCGGCGTGCAGCGGCCAGTGCGGGACAGGCATTTTACACTGAAATTGCCATGCATCCATGCAACCAATCACTAGCTCAATGCAGCCTGGCTCAAGCCATCCTAGCAACCAAACATGCCGCCTTGCATGTGAAGGGCCTGGTTGTGGGGAGCCTGGTTCTGCCAAGCAATGCAGGCTGGGCACATCCTGAAACCAATCAGGCCCTAACATGTTCAGACATCTTGTCTCTCTTGAAATACAGGGGCAGTAGGAGCAACAGCATCTTATTGGTTGTAGAGTTACATATACAAAATCTGTGTCATGTTGATCTTAAGTAAGAAGTAATGATTGTGTCATGTTGGTATTTATTCAAGTGTACCATGTCACTCTTTTAATGAGGGTTCTTAATATGTGTCTTGTGTTGTGTATATTGTACATATTTCTACATGGAATTTGAGTTTGGAGATATGTACAATGAACTATTAATTTTTTTAGCAATGATTCATCATAAATGTATATTGGGGTTGTAAAAATGAAATTTGAACTTTTAGATATGTGCCATGAGCTATGACATGATTTCATAGAGATATTGAGACTTTGTAAAGGTTTACAGCCACCAATGTTGGTCTACCAAATGTTCTACTATTCGGTTTCATAGTTGGAGACTACATAACAGCCTACCTCAGACCTCACAGCCCCATCCGCGTGCTGGTCGGAAAATGTAGTGAGTCAAGTAGACATCAGCCAGACTAGCGTGCCATGGAAATAAATTTACAATGACTTGTATATTGGCTTCATTCTATTAGAAAATGCCAGTGATAGATGAAATATTTTCAAACTCTGTTTCATGCCCCCATGCATTTTCTTTCCCTGTCATTGTTAGTTATCACACCAACCTCCATTTTCACAGGATTTGACGCACCTCTTCCACTTTATTCCACATAATAATTCAATGTTGGCCGAATATATTCAAACCGGTAACAAAGTGGAAACTCTCATCCTTCAATGAAGTCAGACTTCTTGACTACATGATTTCCCCTGTAGAGGCCAAATCCACATAACCTCTCGCTATCAAAGATGTCTAATTTTTACCCCGTCAAAGTCTTGGCCATCACAATCTTCTCCTTAAATTCTTAAGTTCCCTCGCAGCATTATTTACCCTCTATACACGGGCTAGCTGCCCTGTCCACGTCCTCCATACCAGTCAATCAAAGGAAGGTTCTTGCAGCTGCTAAGCTGATCTGACACATCAGTTGTTGTTGTCCCATAGTATCGCAAGTTCTCGTTCTATTTTAACATCCAAAATAGTACCTCTCTGTCCACAGTTTTCACCCAATTCATTCGAAGGTACATTCTTAAAACCGCTAAGCTAAAACTTTATTCATGATCCAAAGTTCATCATTTAAGTTCTTGTGCATGCtgttatatataatttttttctaAGCAGGCAAGGGATGCTACAGATCCTTGAATTCTAATGGCGGAATCGGTCAGTGCTGCTATTGTCCACGAGACAGTTAGCCAAATCCTATCTGGTCTTGTTCAAAAATATGAGGAGAAAGAGGAACCAAATGCGAACAGAAATTTGGAGAGGCTAGAGATGGCTCAGATCAGGCTTGAGGCTGCTCTTGAGACATCTAATAAGTGGCAGATCACTGATGCATCCTTATTGCGCTGGCGCAGGAAGCTGAAGCGTGCTGCTCAAGAGTGCGATGACACGCTGCACAGATGCAAGCAGCAAATCCTAGAAGGTGAACAAACAAAACGGGAGGTAAAGGATTCCTCCCTTTCTAACCGTTTTGTGCATGCTACAAAGTCATTTATTTTCTCTATCCTTGACCGCAACAACAATGAGTTGAGCAAATCCATTGCTCAAAGATTTGAGTGGTATGCAGATGGTGCTAGTGAGTTCCTAAGATTCATAGAGCTTGGTGGGACACCACGCTGTCACATGCCCTTTGACTCCCTTGTCAAGAAACTTTTTGCAGGCAAGGAAGTATATCATAAAATCGTTCGGAGAAACAAGCATCCCTCCTTTCAGTTATGGTTGGTGCCGATCCGTACTTCAGAGCATGGAACCAACATTAGCTTGACATTTGTCCAGTATGATGGTACACCAGAGGGTAATATCTTGTTTAGTTTGGGCGTACAACTCTCGAAGAGTACAGACATATTTGGGATCGCAATTAAGTGCTTACAGTTTTTTGCCCCTCATTTCAAGTGTACATTTGAAAATATTAGGAATGAGCTTTCTCAGCTGCCCGCTCAAGATTTCTCATGGGGGCCATCTATTTATTCATGGGATAAGGAACATTGGAACAAATTCAACAGCTTCACATCTCAGTGGGCCCGTCCAAACCCATTTTGTTGCAAGCAGCATGGTCAGCATGAGGTTCGACGTTTTAGCAACCTAGATATGGTAGGATTATCAGAAGTTTTGCTAGAACCAATAATTAGTTTTAACTTGCTTTGTCAAGTCTCAATGTCTGTTTACAGCAAGCAGAAGACCTCACTGTCTGAAGACATAATTTCTATGCAAGATTATCCATATCTGAAAGCAGGAATCTCCTTTGCGCCCCATGGCTCTTTAGAGGACATGCTGCCAACGGATAGGAGTTCTGAAATAACAGCGATAGTCCACAAGGAGCAACATTGCTTGCATACAGACATTACCCTAGAACAACTGAAAGATATTATGCTGCCAAAGGCAATAGATTACTTCCACCAGAATGCTGAAGCAACGGTTTACCAAATGATTTGGAAGTCTAAACATGGGCTTGCACATATTCAGGTTGAGAAGCCATGCATGAGCACACGGAGATCAAGCATGAGAACACAGAGAACTTTTGGGGTAGCTAGTAAGAGAAAGCAATTGCAAGGGCATGACGAGGCGCTTATTAGGAATCGGATACGTGCCTGTCACTGGCTCGACTTATGGGTTACACATGTGCCTGTACGACTGCAAAGATCGCTCAAGAACTGGGTGCGGAAAGAAAGGGAAATTCTATCAGCAGAACCGCAGCTACACCTGAAATTCTAATAATGAAACATGGATGCACATGGGAAACTAGATAATAAAGGACTCGAAATAGATTGTAATAGGGAAGACATCAAATATTAGGGTTAATATTCACAACCTAGGACAAAATTTGAGCTAGAATTCGGGTTACTCCAAATACAACGGCAAGAGGAGGAAAGCTATAGCATGAAGGTGTTAAAGTGACATCCCAATAGATAGGCGGTAGTGAAGTACTATGCTCTACCTTTCTTTCTGCAATACATGAGAGAGTTGTGTGTTATTTCATTAATAAAGAAGAAGAGCATAAATAAAAACAACTACAACAACTGAGACCTAGAAGTCCTATGTTCTGTATTAGGAACTTGTGCAAGCAACAGTTGGTTCCGTTCATGGATTATAATACTACAAAAACCAGCTTTACGGGACCGGTTGCAATGGTATCGCATCGCAACAGTTGGCTCAGGTGGTCAAGGATTTTTTTACTCAGGCACATGGGTGGCGGTCTAGTCCTGCAGATTGATAGTCATTAGAGTCTCGATTTATCGCTTTTTTGTTGCTTTTTCTATAGGTTGTGTGCATCCTAATAATGTAGAGGTGGGAAATGTTCAAGAAGTATGTATCAACTCGATGGAAAAATATTGAATGCAATAAATTTTCCCTTATCAAAAGAAAACATTAGGAACTTGTGCAACTGTAGCACGCTGATGTGCCTTGCATGTATGATGTTGTTTAGTTCTCACTTCTCACCAGTTGAGTATACGCTGAAGATAACTCGATTACACAGGAAGTTGCTTACGCATGAAGTTGCAATGGCTCAGTAGTCACTTTACCCTGAAACTGAGGAGACAGAGCACGACGTGGCGCCGAACCTGAAGTTCCGGCGCTCAACTCACCGTCGCCGCGCCCATGGTCGACACCTGCATCACCACGGCACCACGTCCGACGTGGTCATGGACGCTGCCGCATTCTCGTCAACCTGAAGTTCAGACGCTCCTTTGTCGCCGCGCTATGCGTCGCCTCGCACCTCATCACAGCACGTCAGTACGGCCACGCCCGGCGGTGCGACGGCCCACCACAGCCACACCCCTCCTTCCAAGAAACCTGACACCACCAGGCAGCCGCCGCAGCGACGCCCCATCCGCCCGCTGGTCCAAGGTCACCGTGCCTCTGACTTTTGCATCCACCGCAGTGCCATGTCGGACCTTGACGGGATGCCATGGCGGCCGGCCACTTGCCAGCCAGAAGACTGCGGTGCTTGGTGCCGACGCAGGCGGACGGCGGGTGCCTCGCCGGTGCTCCTGGAGTTTACTCCAGACCATTCTCCCCTTCCTGGCCTCGCTAGCGGGCTCTCGGCTCGCCGGTGAGCGGCCTTGCCGCCGGACACGACGACCGGAAAAAAATTTGGTGCGGACCGGCCGCAAAACCTTCCCGTGCAAACTGTGCTGGATTACGGACGTTTGGGCATCCAATGGTCTGGCCGTTTGACGCATTTACACGCTGAGCTCGGCATAGAACGCGGAAACTTTTCTCGGCTCAGTAATTAAAAAGACCACGGCTCGGCTCGAGCTCGAAGAGAATCACGGCTCGACGCTTTGCTCCCTCACGGAGAAGGATGTGAACTTCGCACATACTCGCTACATGCTCGCCGCGGGGGAGGCTGCCGTCGGCAAGGAAGATTGTCGCGGCGCTACCGCCGCCTGCATCCATTAGTTCACAGACCCAGGCGGCCAGGCCTAATTCGCTTCAAACACAAGTTGCCAAGAAGTAGCATACACGCAGCCTAAATGTATCAGCTCATATCAAACTGAACCATATAATCTCAGTGAACCATCGGCATACAAGTAAAGTGAACCATCGGCGTACAAGTAAATAAACAGGATGCAGGAATCTCCAATTCTATCAGCTGATAATAAAAATAGTTCTGTCATATTACAAATACCAAAACAAAAGGCAAAGGTAAATATGAACTTGCATCGTCATTTGAAATATGGAGTGCGGCGAAGGTAAATTTGCACGGGAAGGTTTTGCGGCCAGTCCGCACCAAATTTTTTTCCCATCCCTGCGCCCCCTCGTTGAGTCGTCGTCCCGCGGCGCTGCCTCAGCTGCCGAGCATTGCGTGCACGAGCCGGTGTCGGTTCGATCCGGCTGGGAAATCGCGATTGCTTCCGGGCAAATTGGATGTGCTTTGTTGGATCTTCTCTCTGCAGACCCTCCTGAACACATCGCAGCTCGTTTCCGCTTTGCGTCCATGGCCGATCGGTCGGATGCTGCCGCCATGGCGAGCTGGAGCAGGATATGCATCGGGGACGTTGCAAAAGCATTTGTTTTAGTGGTTAGAGAAAATTGAAGAAAACAAAACAACTTCCAAGTTCACCATTGCAATCTGTAAACCTTCGACCGGACAAGCATGGCATGGAAAACAATCCTTCTATAATCAGTTCACTTTTCTTTGCAAAGACCAATTCCTCCCCAGTCCCCACGCCTCGCTCCGCCATGAGTGATTTGTC is part of the Panicum hallii strain FIL2 chromosome 2, PHallii_v3.1, whole genome shotgun sequence genome and encodes:
- the LOC112882603 gene encoding uncharacterized protein LOC112882603 isoform X2, yielding MAESVSAAIVHETVSQILSGLVQKYEEKEEPNANRNLERLEMAQIRLEAALETSNKWQITDASLLRWRRKLKRAAQECDDTLHRCKQQILEGEQTKREVKDSSLSNRFVHATKSFIFSILDRNNNELSKSIAQRFEWYADGASEFLRFIELGGTPRCHMPFDSLVKKLFAGKEVYHKIVRRNKHPSFQLWLVPIRTSEHGTNISLTFVQYDGTPEGMSFLSCPLKISHGGHLFIHGIRNIGTNSTASHLSGPVQTHFVASSMVSMRFDVLAT
- the LOC112882603 gene encoding uncharacterized protein LOC112882603 isoform X1 gives rise to the protein MAESVSAAIVHETVSQILSGLVQKYEEKEEPNANRNLERLEMAQIRLEAALETSNKWQITDASLLRWRRKLKRAAQECDDTLHRCKQQILEGEQTKREVKDSSLSNRFVHATKSFIFSILDRNNNELSKSIAQRFEWYADGASEFLRFIELGGTPRCHMPFDSLVKKLFAGKEVYHKIVRRNKHPSFQLWLVPIRTSEHGTNISLTFVQYDGTPEGNILFSLGVQLSKSTDIFGIAIKCLQFFAPHFKCTFENIRNELSQLPAQDFSWGPSIYSWDKEHWNKFNSFTSQWARPNPFCCKQHGQHEVRRFSNLDMVGLSEVLLEPIISFNLLCQVSMSVYSKQKTSLSEDIISMQDYPYLKAGISFAPHGSLEDMLPTDRSSEITAIVHKEQHCLHTDITLEQLKDIMLPKAIDYFHQNAEATVYQMIWKSKHGLAHIQVEKPCMSTRRSSMRTQRTFGVASKRKQLQGHDEALIRNRIRACHWLDLWVTHVPVRLQRSLKNWVRKEREILSAEPQLHLKF